The genome window ACAGGACTTTCACACAAAAAATATCATTTGCGAAGCTTATTTATAAGCACGCTAAACATCAAGGGAATTAACTACTAAAAGACATTATATGGCATCATTAATCAGGCATCCGAAAGGACTTTATCTTCTGTTTTTTACAGAAATGTGGGAACGCTTCAGTTATTACGGCATGCGTGCCCTTTTTATCCTGTACATCACCCAGGCTTTGATGTTTGACAAGCAGTATGCCTCCCAGATCTATGGAAGTTATACCGGATTGGTTTATCTGACGCCACTGTTGGGCGGATATATCGCCGACCGCTACTGGGGAAACCGGCGCTCGATTTTTTGGGGCGGGGTGATGATGGCTATCGGACAGTTCCTGATGTTTGTCAGCGCAATCTATTTCAAAGAGGTTGCCTTTGCCAAGATGATGATGTTCCTGGGACTGGGCTCCCTCATCCTGGGCAATGGATTCTTCAAACCCAATATCTCTACCATGGTGGGAGATCTCTACGAACCACATGATCGCCGGAAAGATTCGGCCTTTACCATCTTTTATATGGGAATCAACCTGGGAGCCGCTATCGCGCCTTTGTGGTGTGGCTTTGTGGGAAATACAGGAAACCCGCAGGACTTCAAATGGGGTTTCTTCTCTGCCGGTATGGGAATGCTGATCAGTATTACCATTTTCCAGCTCCTGAAAAACAGATTCCTGTGCACTCCTGAAGGCGAACACATCGGCCTGAAACCGGAGAAGGCCAAAGCCGAACCTATAGAAGAAGGCGCTCCAGCCAAAGGACTTGTTGACAAAGGATTACTCACCCAGATATTCCTGTCGATTGCCGGTATGTTTATCATCATATTCCTGCTATCGGTCAACTGGAGTTCGTTTGGTAATCCGACAGTGAAACTCTTCGATGATGCGGACTGGATCGGTTCCATCATTTACGGAATCAGTATCGTGATGCCCCTCTTTATCATTGCTGACTCCT of Parabacteroides sp. FAFU027 contains these proteins:
- a CDS encoding peptide MFS transporter — protein: MASLIRHPKGLYLLFFTEMWERFSYYGMRALFILYITQALMFDKQYASQIYGSYTGLVYLTPLLGGYIADRYWGNRRSIFWGGVMMAIGQFLMFVSAIYFKEVAFAKMMMFLGLGSLILGNGFFKPNISTMVGDLYEPHDRRKDSAFTIFYMGINLGAAIAPLWCGFVGNTGNPQDFKWGFFSAGMGMLISITIFQLLKNRFLCTPEGEHIGLKPEKAKAEPIEEGAPAKGLVDKGLLTQIFLSIAGMFIIIFLLSVNWSSFGNPTVKLFDDADWIGSIIYGISIVMPLFIIADSSLTKIERSRILVIYIIAFFVIFFWAAFEQAGASLTFFADEQTNRNIFGWEMPAAYFQSFNAVFVVTLAPLFAMLWTFLNRRNMEPSSPTKQAVGLFLLSMGYLVIALGVRGVDNHTKVSMMWLTSLYLIHTMGELCLSPIGLSMVNKLAPARFASLLMGVWFMSNATANKFAGVLSGLYPEDGKIKHILGFQITNLFDFFMVFVVMSGIASVILFALIKVLKRLSHGVK